Within the Pseudomonas putida genome, the region GCCATGGCGCAGTGGCAGGGTATCAGTGCCAGTACATTCCGTCGGCAGTTGGAGCGCGAAGGGCGTTCGTACCAGCAGATCAAGGATGAGGTGCGGCGTGCCATGGCGTTCGAGCGGTTGCGCGAGGGGGTGATGAGCATTGCTGAAATTGCCGAGCAGGCGGGGTTTCAGGAACCTAGTGCGTTTCATCGGGCGTTCAAGAAGTGGACGGGGGAGAGTCCGGGGCGGTATCGGGCTAGGTTGGTTGGGCACTAGGTTAGCGGCAAGCTGCAAGCTGCAAGATAGAAGTTGGGGGGGCTTTAATTCGGGTGGGCATATCCGGTTGCCATGGTGGCGCTTACTCACCTTTCCGCCCTTACGGCGGGTCCCTTTTTGTCTTGGCAAAAAGGGACCAAAAACCGCCGGCTCCCGTCATCCGGCCCCTGCGCTTCGCTTCGGGGTTCCCTCGCTCCGGCCTTGCTCCCGGGAGGACCGCGCTCACGGCCCATCCATGGGCCGAAGCGCTTGACGGGCATCCATGCCCGTCACCTCCCTCCGCAAGACCTGCGCTTGGCCTCCTGAAGTCGCAATTTGCGGTGACTGAGCTACCGCGCGCTTTACAAGCAAAAGCAAAAGCAAAAGCAAAGGCAAAGGCAAAGGCAAAGGCAAAGGCAAAGGCAAAGTAAGCATTGAGCGACAGCGTTGCGGCGGTGTCGCCGTTGGCTGTTGGCTTCAGAATCGTGCGGTACTTACCGTGATGTACCCTTTGTTTAGCAGCGAAATGCGGATCACGGTCTCGTCGGCGGGGGCTTTGCGTTTTTGCTTGATGGACACACCCTCGACGGCAATGGCGCGGATGCGGTGGGCGATGAGGCGGCCGCAGGCGTCGAAGAACAAGTCGCTGGCCAGCAACTCGATGCGTTCGATCAGCCCTCGCGTGCGCTCGTCGGTGGCACAGAAGAACAGTACGCCCGACAGGTGCGGGTCATCGTCAGGGTTGCTGACATCATGAGCCAGCAGCTCGCGCAGGGTACTGCGCAGCTCGGCAGTGGTGCGGGTGTGTGGATGCATGCGCTGCTTCCTCTGGGACACAAGAGCCGATCATGTTTTCCATGGTGGTGGGCGGCAAGTAGGACGCTTCCGAGAGGTTGGGTAGGAATTTTCTGAACATGTAGGGAGGGCCGGGTGGTTTGCAAGCGGTCGACCTGCGAAAGCTATCCACGGCCCGGCTCTTCTGGTGGCGGTGAATCGTCAAGGCGCGGGTTACGTGATGGCCGCTGCCCCGGCCTTGGCCACCTGGGCATCCTGCTCAGGCTTGACCCCGGACACACCGATGGCGCCAACCACCTGGCCATCCACCCGCAACGGCACGCCGCCCTCCAGGCAGGTCAGCAGCGGCGCTGTGACGAACGCGGTACGCCCACCGTTGACCATCTGTTCGTAATCACGCGTTTCCTTGCGCCCCAAGGCCGAGCTGCGGGCCTTTTCAACGGCGATGTAGGCGCTGGCTGCCGCGCAGCCATCCATGCGCTCCAGGCCAAGGGGATGGCCGCCGTCGTCGACCACCGCGATGGTGACATTCCACTGATGCGCCAGAGCCTCCTGGCGCGCGGCTGCGAGCAGGCGGGCAACTTCGGTCTGGCCTATCACGGGCTTGCTATGCATGGCTGTTCTCCGGGTTCAGGGCTGCTTCGATGATTTCGATCCAGTGCCGTACCGGTGTGCGCCCGGCACCATTGAGGTGGGTCTGGCACCCAATGTTGGCGGTGGCGATGACTTGCGGCTTGCCGCTTTCCAGCGCGTTGAGTCGGTTATCGCGCAGTTGCCGCGACAGCGCTGGCTGGGTCAGCGAGTAGGTACCGGCAGAGCCGCAGCACAAATGGCTGTCCGGCACTGGGGTGAGGGTGAAGCCCAGCCGCGCCAGCAAGCGCTCCACCTGGCCACCGAGCTTGAGGGCGTGCTGCAGGGTGCACGGGCAATGAAACGCCAGGCGTTGTTCGTGGCACACGCCCAATTGCTCGACCGGTTCATCGCGCAGCACTTCCACCAGGTCGCGTGACAGCGCGCTGACCCTTGCAGCCTTGGCCGCGTAAAGCGGATCCTTTTCCAGCAGGTGGCCGTAGTCACGCACGAAGGCGCCGCAGCCGCTGGCCGTCTGCACGATGGCTTCTGCGCCCGCTTCGATGGCGGGCCACCAGGCATCGATGTTGCGCCGGGCACGCTGCAGGCCCTGCTCCTGGGCATTGAGGTGGTAATCCACCGCGCCACAGCAGCCGGCTTCGAACGCCGGCTCGACGCTGATGCCCAGGCGGTCCAGCAACCGCGCGGTGGCGGCGTTGGTGTTGGGCGACAGGGCCGGCTGCACGCAGCCTTCAAGCAGCAGCACGCGGCGCGCGTGGCGCACCGCCGGGCGCTTGCCAGGGGCGGCCACCTGGGCGGGCAACTTGCTCTTGAGGGGGGCCGGCAGGACGGGGCGCAGGGCCTGGCCTGCGCGGGTCAGCGCCTTGAACAGCGCCGGGCGCGGCACCACTGCACGCAAACCCTGGCGCAGCAGGCGCTCGCCGAGCGGGCGGGGCACCTGCTGCTCGACCACGGCGCGGCCGATGTCCAGCAGGTCATGGTATTTGACCCCTGACGGGCAGGTGGTCTCACAGTTGCGACAGCTCAGGCAGCGGTCCAGGTGCAGTTGGGTGCTGGCGGTGACGGGTGCACCTTCGAGCACTTGCTTGATCAGGTAGATGCGCCCGCGCGGTCCGTCCAGTTCATCGCCGAGGAGCTGGTAGGTTGGGCAGGTGGCCGTGCAGAAGCCGCAGTGCACGCACGCGCGCAGGATACTCTGGGCCTCTTCGGCGCGGGCCAGGCGCTTGGCGCTTTCGCTCAGGTTGGTTTGCATGCTGTGGCCTCACAGGTCCGGGTACAGGCGGCCAGGGTTGAACAGGCCCTGGGGGTCGAGTTG harbors:
- a CDS encoding heme-binding protein, translated to MHSKPVIGQTEVARLLAAARQEALAHQWNVTIAVVDDGGHPLGLERMDGCAAASAYIAVEKARSSALGRKETRDYEQMVNGGRTAFVTAPLLTCLEGGVPLRVDGQVVGAIGVSGVKPEQDAQVAKAGAAAIT
- the glcF gene encoding glycolate oxidase subunit GlcF translates to MQTNLSESAKRLARAEEAQSILRACVHCGFCTATCPTYQLLGDELDGPRGRIYLIKQVLEGAPVTASTQLHLDRCLSCRNCETTCPSGVKYHDLLDIGRAVVEQQVPRPLGERLLRQGLRAVVPRPALFKALTRAGQALRPVLPAPLKSKLPAQVAAPGKRPAVRHARRVLLLEGCVQPALSPNTNAATARLLDRLGISVEPAFEAGCCGAVDYHLNAQEQGLQRARRNIDAWWPAIEAGAEAIVQTASGCGAFVRDYGHLLEKDPLYAAKAARVSALSRDLVEVLRDEPVEQLGVCHEQRLAFHCPCTLQHALKLGGQVERLLARLGFTLTPVPDSHLCCGSAGTYSLTQPALSRQLRDNRLNALESGKPQVIATANIGCQTHLNGAGRTPVRHWIEIIEAALNPENSHA